A single Ammospiza caudacuta isolate bAmmCau1 chromosome 6, bAmmCau1.pri, whole genome shotgun sequence DNA region contains:
- the COPB1 gene encoding coatomer subunit beta translates to MTAAENVCYTLINVPMDSEPPSEISLKNDLEKGDVKLKTEALKKVIIMILNGEKLPGLLMTIIRFVLPLQDHTIKKLLLVFWEIVPKTTPDGRLLQEMILVCDAYRKDLQHPNEFIRGSTLRFLCKLKEAELLEPLMPAIRACLEHRHSYVRRNAVLAIYTIYRNFEHLIPDAPELIHDFLVNEKDASCKRNAFMMLIHADQDRALDYLSTCIDQVQTFGDILQLVIVELIYKVCHANPSERARFIRCIYNLLQSSSPAVKYEAAGTLVTLSSAPTAIKAAAQCYIDLIIKESDNNVKLIVLDRLIELKEHPSHERVLQDLVMDILRVLSTPDLEVRKKTLQLALDLVSSRNVEELVIVLKKEVIKTNNVTEHEDTDKYRQLLVRTLHSCSVRFPDMAANVIPVLMEFLSDNNEAAAADVLEFVREAIQRFENLRPLIVEKMLEVFHAIKSVKIYRGALWILGEYCSTKEDIQSVMTEVRRSLGEIPIVESEIKKEAGELKPEEEVSVGPAQKLVTEMGTYATQSALSSSRPAKKEEDRPPLRGFLLDGDFFVAASLATTLTKIALRYVSLVQEKKKQNSFNAEAMLLMATILHLGKSSLPKKPITDDDVDRISLCLKVLSECSPLMNDIFNKECRQSLSHMLSAKLEEEKLSQKKESEKRNVTIQPDDPISFMQLTAKNEMSSKEDQFQLSLLAAMGNTQRKEAADPLASKLNKVTQLTGFSDPVYAEAYVHVNQYDIVLDVLVVNQTSDTLQNCTLELATLGDLKLVEKPSPLTLAPHDFANIKANVKVASTENGIIFGNVVYDVSGAASDRNCVVLSDIHIDIMDYIQPASCTDAEFRQMWAEFEWENKVTVNTNIIDLNEYLQHILKSTNMKCLTPEKALSGYCGFMAANLYARSIFGEDALANVSIEKPIHLGPEAPVTGHIRIRAKSQGMALSLGDKINLSQKKTSL, encoded by the exons ATGACTGCTGCAGAGAACGTGTGTTACACATTGATCAACGTCCCCATGGATTCAGAGCCACCTTCTGAAATCAGCTTAAAAAATGACCTAG AAAAAGGAGATGTCAAGTTGAAGACAGAGGCCTTGAAGAAGGTGATCATTATGATTCTGAATGGTGAGAAGCTGCCTGGGCTCCTGATGACCATCATACGTTTTGTGCTGCCTCTCCAAGACCATACCATCAAAAAGCTGCTGCTTGTCTTTTGGGAGATCGTGCCAAAGACCACTCCAGATGgcaggctcctgcaggaaatgATCCTTGTGTGTGATGCATACAGAAAG GATCTCCAGCACCCCAACGAGTTTATCAGAGGCTCCACCCTGCGCTTTCTGTGCAAGCTGAaggaggctgagctgctggagcccctgaTGCCGGCCATCCGTGCGTGCCTGGAGCACCGGCACAGCTACGTGCGCCGCAACGCCGTGCTGGCCATCTACACCATCTACAG aaaCTTTGAACATCTTATACCTGATGCTCCTGAACTGATCCATGATTTCTTGGTGAATGAGAAAGATGCAAGCTgcaaaagaaatgcatttatgATGCTGATTCATGCAGATCAG gATCGAGCTTTGGATTATTTGAGTACCTGTATTGACCAAGTGCAGACCTTTGGTGACATACTGCAGTTGGTTATTGTTGAACTAATTTACAAG GTCTGTCACGCGAATCCGTCGGAGAGAGCTCGGTTCATTCGCTGCATCTACAACCTGCTGCAGTCCTCCAGTCCTGCAGTGAAGTATGAGGCTGCAGGTACTCTGGTTACACTCTCCAGTGCACCCACAGCAATCAAG GCTGCTGCCCAATGCTACATAGATTTGATCATTAAAGAAAGTGATAATAATGTGAAACTGATTGTCTTGGATCGGTTGATTGAGTTGAAGGAGCATCCCTCCCATGAACGAGTGTTGCAG GATCTGGTTATGGACATCCTCAGAGTGTTGAGCACCCCAGATCTAGAAGTGCGCAAAAAGACCCTTCAGCTGGCTCTGGATCTTGTGTCTTCAAGAAATGTGGAGGAG CTTGTGATTGTTCTGAAGAAGGAAGTGATTAAAACGAATAATGTGACAGAGCATGAGGATACAGACAAGTACAGACAGCTGCTGGTTCGGACACTGCATTCCTGCAGTGTTCGCTTCCCAGACATGGCTGCCAATGTTATTCCAGTG CTGATGGAGTTCCTTAGTGACAACAACGAAGCGGCAGCCGCCGATGTCCTGGAGTTTGTGCGGGAAGCGATCCAGAGATTTGAAAACCTCAGACCTCTTATTGTTGAGAAGATGCTTGAAGTCTTTCATGCTATTAAATCTGTCAA GATTTATCGAGGAGCATTATGGATCCTTGGAGAATATTGTAGCACAAAGGAGGATATACAAAGTGTAATGACAGAGGTTCGCAGATCACTCGGAGAG ATCCCAATAGTAGAATCTGAAATCAAGAAAGAAGCTGGTGAGCTCAAACCTGAAGAAGAGGTGTCTGTGGGTCCAGCCCAAAAATTAGTGACAGAGATGGGCACTTATGCAACACAAAGTGCTCTTAGCAGTTCCCGACCTGCCAAAAAGGAAGAAGACAG ACCTCCCTTACGAGGATTCTTGCTGGATGGAGATTTCTTTGTTGCAGCTTCCCTTGCTACAACTTTAACCAAGATTGCTTTGCGTTATGTGTCcctagttcaggaaaagaagaaacaaaat TCCTTTAATGCTGAAGCAATGCTGCTGATGGCCACAATTCTCCACTTGGGAAAGTCTTCTCTTCCCAAGAAGCCAATTACAGATGATGATGTGGATCGTATTTCATTGTGTCTGAAAGTGTTGTCAGAATGTTCTCCTCTCATGAATGACATTTTCAACAAAGAATGCAGGCAGTCCCTCTCTCACATGCTGTCAGCCAAGCTAGAAGAGGAGAAACTTTCCCAGAAG AAAGAATCTGAGAAGAGGAATGTGACAATTCAGCCAGATGATCCCATTTCCTTCATGCAGCTTACTGCTAAAAATGAAATGAGCTCAAAAGAAGACCAGTTCCAGCTCAGCCTTCTTGCAGCAATGGGAAACACGCAGAGGAAAGAGGCTGCTGATCCTCTTGCTTCCAAACTTAATAAG GTGACTCAGCTGACAGGTTTCTCAGACCCTGTGTATGCAGAAGCCTATGTCCATGTCAATCAGTATGACATCGTGCTGGATGTGCTCGTGGTCAACCAGACCAGTGACACCCTGCAGAACTGCACCCTGGAGCTGGCCACGCTGG GTGACTTGAAACTTGTGGAGAAACCATCTCCTCTGACACTTGCTCCACATGATTTTGCAAACATTAAAGCTAATGTCAAAGTTGCTTCTACAGAAAATGGAATCATTTTTGGTAATGTTG TGTACGATGTCTCTGGAGCAGCCAGCGACAGAAACTGTGTGGTTCTCAGTGACATTCACATTGACATCATGGATTACATCCAGCCTGCTTCCTGTACAGATGCTGAGTTCAGACAGATGTGGGCAGAATTTGAGTGGGAAAACAAA GTAACAGTGAATACAAATATCATTGATTTAAATGAATACTTACAGCACATACTGAAGTCAACCAATATGAAATGCCTGACTCCAGAGAAG GCCCTTTCAGGCTACTGTGGCTTCATGGCAGCCAATCTTTACGCCCGCTCCATCTTCGGGGAGGACGCCCTGGCCAACGTGAGCATTGAGAAGCCGATCCACCTGGGCCCGGAGGCGCCTGTCACGGGCCACATACGCATCCGGGCCAAGAGTCAG GGAATGGCCCTGAGCCTTGGAGATAAGATCAATCTGTCTCAGAAGAAGACAAGTTTATAA
- the PSMA1 gene encoding proteasome subunit alpha type-1 yields MFRNQYDNDVTVWSPQGRIHQIEYAMEAVKQGSATVGLKSKTHAVLVALKRAQSELAAHQKKILYVDNHIGISIAGLTADARLLCNFMRQECLDSRFVFDRPLPVSRLVSLIGSKTQIPTQRYGRRPYGVGLLIAGYDDMGPHIFQTCPSANYFDCKAMSIGARSQSARTYLERHMTEFTDCNLNELVKHGLRALRETLPAEQDLTTKNVSIGIVGKDMEFTIYDDDDVAPFLEGLEERPQRKPVPPVEETVEKAEEPMEH; encoded by the exons ATG TTTCGCAACCAGTATGACAATGATGTCACGGTTTGGAGCCCGCAG GGCCGAATTCATCAGATAGAATATGCCATGGAAGCAGTGAAACAAGGCTCAGCTACTGTGGGGCTGAAGTCAAAAACTCACGCTGTCCTGGTGGCCCTCAAG AGAGCACAgtctgagctggcagctcatcagaaaaaaatcctgtatgttGACAACCATATTGGTATCTCCATTGCTGGACTCACTGCCGATGCAAGACTCTTGTG CAATTTCATGCGTCAAGAGTGTTTGGATTCCAGATTTGTGTTTGATAGACCTCTCCCAGTTTCTCGCCTAGTGTCACTAATTGGAAGCA AAACCCAGATTCCAACCCAGCGCTATGGCAGGAGGCCCTATGGAGTGGGACTGCTCATCGCAGGCTATGAT GATATGGGTCCTCACATCTTCCAGACTTGTCCCTCTGCAAACTACTTTGACTGCAAAGCAATGTCCATTGGTGCTCGTTCACAGTCAGCACGAACTTACTTGGAGAGGCACATGACTGAGTTCACTGACT GTAATCTAAATGAGCTAGTTAAACATGGACTGCGAGCCCTGAGAGAGACTCTTCCTGCTGAACAGGATCTGACCACCAAG AATGTTTCAATTGGAATTGTGGGCAAAGACATGGAGTTTACCAtctatgatgatgatgatgtagCACCATTCCTAGAAGGTCTTGAGGAGAGACCACAGAGAAAG CCGGTTCCGCCTGTTGAAGAAACTGTGGAGAAGGCAGAGGAGCCCATGGAGCACTAG